ATGTGCAGAACACTAATCATTAGTTTCTCAAGTAAATTTGTATTGTggaggagaattttaaaagaggCATTGGTTAAAAACTGGAATCAGATACAGGCAAGAATGCAAAAGGTGTTCATATGCACGGTGGCCGATTTTTGAAGGTGAAGGAATCACAGAATTTAGAGAAGGAAGTCAAATCGGAGCTCCTCCCACCCAACTACTTACAGAGTGCGAGGTCCTGTTGACAAGATCCAGGACTGCTTGAATAGCTCCAGAGAGAAGCAGGTGTCTGTATATCAGACTGTTGGTGCTCTACGCATATTCCCTTGACATTCAGTCTCCACCCAGGGATTCCAGCAACTCTGTTCCTGAgagcattttttttgttgttggagcACATTCGACTCACATGCAGGGCAAGCCCAGAGTGGTGGAGAGTTTGTTTCTGGAAGCAGTTCTAAACCAATGGTGGTTGGGGAATTGGGGAATAAATCCCCTACCTTCCTGGTCCCTTGAGGGTAAACCTCTGAGGCGTGCTCTCCTGTCTCCCAGAGCTCCTGAGTGGGATTGACCTCCAGTCACCCACACTAGTAACTGGCTTGCTAACACACCCGttattgtcttcatttctttccctgtttCCCCTCTCCCAACCCGTGTTTCCTGGGATCATCTCTCAAAGAAACTATTTGCACTCGAATCCTTGTCCCAGGGTGTGCTTCTGGAAGGATCCCAAACAAAGATAATTCCTAGTTCTGTAACTCGGGTAAGATTTTTCCCACTTCTCTCTTGGATGACTTTATACATTTGCCAACTGTTTCTGGCCtgcaatttcttttccttctgttcttacCCCACATTGCTCCCAGATCTTCCTTCCTCCTAAGGCACTGCTCAGACGTATTGTTCCCCTACCCCACATTCTAAGTAGGAACACAAGTCCATACCCCTTTCATAATCTGGCCCATACTCCTCCCTAGACTTTGACCCACAAACCCTTAAATGTGTAGGGTGCTACTGCTGACCTATCCTGCTCACAGTTACTAAATATTTGTAGAATCAGAAAGCTTAAGGGAAGGTGAGAATAGTCAGCTGGGTATTACAGTTCTACCTTTATCCTACTTAAGAGAAGTTCAAAGTAGTTTTTTTGCACTTACACATTTCCTGTAAATAGATTAGAAACagttttcccttccctcccccgtcCCCAGTTCTTTCATTCTAGAGATAGGGCTCATATCCATTCAATAAGAACACAACTCCATGTAACTCCGCATGTGAATGTCCTactgtagtttctttctttttctttctttctttctttctttctttctttctttctttctttttctcttccttttctttctttctctcttctttctctttctttcttcctttctttctttctttctttctttctttctttctttctttctttctttctttcttttgtagtcTGTACACCCATTgtgggatcaagagttgcaggctctgtctcggattctgtgtctccctctctctgaccctcccctgttcatgctctgtctctctctgtctcaaaaataaataaacgttaaaaaaaattaaaaaaaaaaaaagagttgcaggctctaccaactgagccagccaggcacccccctactGTAGTTTATTATTAAAGTATTCTTAACTTTAATTCCAGTAAAACTAAACCACCAATTTTCCAATTGCTTTTCTACTTTGTTGACATCACAATAGGTACTGTAATGATAATCATTTGACAAATgtagaaagagggagggagttTGTTATGTGGGCCTGAGAAACATAACATCCTCAGCCGTAGCTTGACTCTGCCCATAAGAGCTCGGGTGATATTGAGCAAGTCTtgtaacttctctgaacctcagcttccttatctgtaaagccAAGAGGTTGTGTCTAAGATCCATTCCAGAGCTAAGATGCCACTGACAAGCTACCATGATTTGAAGTTGTGGTTCCTGGGAATGAATAGGTAGTCAGATTCAAAGGCTCAGAAGCTACTCTAAATTTGCTCATGCATCTCATAATCTTAGTTTAGTCATTCCAAAAATTCACCTAATGTTTGAAGTCCTTAAAAATGATTATTGAGTATTACCCATCAGAACATGAACTAAAGTCAGCCACAGTCTTTGATTCCCCTAGAAACCCTTGCCTCTTCCCTTCTACCAGTACCTTCCTGACCTTCAGGCTGGATGACTATAACATGCTTAACTTGGTCCTGGCTTTCTcttgagataaataaatattaatgtgaaATGAAAACCTCACATGTAATAATGTTGGGATTAATGAGGTGCTGAATTGTATTCTTACTTTGCTATTGTTGGCAAGCTGAATTCAAAACCGTGGAACCATTTGTAAAACAGGAATGTTAGTCCAAAGTTTTGCATCCACCATGTGGCTTATTATTCTACCGAGGTGGGATGACAGGGCCCTCCACATCTGGGAGACAGGGCAGGCAGTGCCGGTGTGGTGTGGTCTGGGAGTTCTGGGTAAGCCCCCACTTCCAGCCTCCATGCTTGGCCAgtcacaaaggaaagaagaggagaggagaagagggaagagaattgTTCTCACTTACCTAGATCTGGTGAAGGTGGTTGGGTAGTGTTGTCCATCTGACCATTATTGgccattaaattcttttttttttttaaatgttttatttatttttcagagagagagacagaaagctagggagggacacagagagagggagacacagaatttgaagcaggttccaggctctgagctgtcagcacagagcccgacgtgggacttgaacccacgaactgtgagatcatgacctgggccaaagtcagacgcttaactgactgagccacctaggtgcccctggccaTTAAATTCTAAACTGTCATTCTGTTCCAAGGTTAGTCTCCAAGCAGAGCTGAAAGGACATGTGAACTAAGCCTCATATGTGCAGTTTCTCACATATTCATTGCAATAGCTCTTTGGGAAGGTGTCGTTACTCCCATTAGACATATGAAGAAACCAAGTCTTAGAAGAGCAAGTGACCCACCAAGGTCACATACATAGTTGGCAAGTCAGCATTTAACTCCAGCAGTCAGTGCAGCCACCACCCATATTACCCTCAGAAGCCCAGGAATATAATCCCAGATGTGCCTTTTCTTCTGTCCCATGTGGCAGGTGGGAGTGGAAGTTGGAACCACCTTTAGGGAAGGTAATTTATATTATGTGTCAAGACCCCTTAAAGTGTTGATGCCTTTGGACTGTgtaattccacttttaggaaACTTCCTGGAAGACATTTCCTGAGATGTGGGTGATTACCAGAGATTAATGCAAAAAAGATgcttattacagtattatttataagGGTGAAATGCCTTAAACCCCCCTTCTAGGAGAACGACTAAACCACTGCAGCAGAGGCTCCAGTTAGGCCAGAACAGAGATGCAAACACGTGGGCTGTTCCCACCCTTTGAGTATAGGTCTGAATTAACTCATACACATGGGTACTTGAGCTGAAAAAACATTAACTCAAGCCCACAGTTGAAGTTTAGATTATACAGGTAGACTCAgtagggaggaggaggatgcCAACAGAAGCTAGCTTGTAGGGAGGGACTGTAGGGCCCCTCAAAAATAATTGTCctagaaaagaaaggatttgatGTGATAAAGTGGCTTCAGCAACATAGCCTGAGATTCTAAGAGAACAGAACAAACTCTCTCGCCCCCGACATTCTCCACCACGGCTTATCAACCACCAGCTCTGGACCTTCTCTTGGGGTCTTGTCCTGATGATCAGTTTGGCCTTTTGACATACTACTCACCTACCCTTGGCTTGTTTTGGGACTACCCTCTCAGCTTAAGTCTTGCCCTGGACTGCTGTATCCCTCTTTCTATCGGATACGCACAAATATCTAGTAGCCATGAAAATAATGCTTGGGAAGAGTTTTAAGTGGAATGGGAATAATGTTAGATATAATCTTAAGCAGGTAATGAGGgatgaaaaaaatctatgtatataaaagatgattttcattataaaaacacaTTCAAAATACTGGAAAGAAATATGTTAAAACCTTAGAGTGGGGTTATGGGTGacctatatttcatttttatttaacttttcattttccatGAACATGAAGgtattattttatagttacaAAAGAGAGGTATTTAACATgcactctttttctccctcctaaAAGGCAGGCAATGCACAAATCTATTAAATTTGGGTTGAAAAATAGGTGGAATTGGCTTGGAAGTCACTGAAGCGGCCCATCTGGTTTAGCTGTATTGGACGAAAACCAGTTGACTGCTTAATTTGGCATCAGCTTGGGCCACTGGTGCTTTTATGCAACCTCAGGGAGAGAACTGAACTGTTCCATATCTGGAAAACTGAGATGGTACCATCCTAATATAGGTGGTCCAAGGGGAATAGTTTTGTATGATGTGGCAAATTAATGTTTGCAAAGAAAACGCCGTTCTGTTCTTCAAATGTTCTCAAAAATAGTTTGCCGAAACTAGACAGCCTTCCTGTCCAATTGCAAAAGAACTTTCAGTTCTCATTTATAAGTGAAACTTGAATCAAACGTGGATCAATAAGCCAAGCGTAACGGTGAGGACTTTGTTTAGATATTGATGTAAGCAAGCACATACATTTATATTCTAAATTCAGAATTTACTACTTGAGCCTAGTCAACTCCTTTTCACTATACAGCAATAGTTTATTTGTAACAtgtttatgttcttatttttcctttagtctAGGAACCACGAGCAGTCATGTATTCAATTTTGTACTGTTGCTTTGCACAAAGTCAAAATAATGCATATTCTGCCCTTCAACTATATTGCAATTATGGTTTTAATGGTATACACTACTTCCTCTCTGCCTAAACATAAAGATTCACAGTATATCGTTGGCacttattaaatatataagaagcaggggcacctgggtggttcagtcggttcagcgtcagactttggctcaggtcatgatctccaggttcacgagttcgagccccacatcagtctatctgctgtcagcacgcagAGCACACTTCggatactctgtccctctctctctgcccctcccctgctcacactctctctaaataaataaataaataagaaccaaAGATTTTGGGGGCCCTCCAGTCACATCTCCAGTTTTATAGTACCATTTCTCCTCCCTGAATTTTTGGTTCCCTTCATTTCCCTGTCACCAAGTTGTTTCATTTGCCGTAGCTTGAATAGCtgagtaagaaaagaaattttttgtcTTCCTTGGCACTGCCTACAGAGGTGGCAGCCATCTCCTATTTGGCATCATGGCTGCCCTCAGGCCTCTGGTGAAGCCCAAGATCATTAAAAAGTGGACCGAGAAGTTCATCAGGCACCAGCAAGACCGGTATGTCAACATTAAGTGCAACTGGTGGAAACCCAGAGGCATCGACAATTGGGTGAACAAAAGATTCAAGGGCCAGACCTTGATGCCCAACAGTGGTTATGGGAGCAACAAGAAGACAAAGCACATGCTGCCCAGTGGCTTCCGGAAGTTCCTAGTCCACGACGTTACGGAGCTCGAAGTGCTGCTGGTGCTCAACAGCTCTTCCTGCACAGAGGTAGCTCATCATGTCTCCTCCAAGAACCACAAAGCCTCTGTGGAAAGAGCAGCCCTGCTGGCCATCAGAGTCACCAATACCGATGCCAGGCTGCCCAGGGAAGAAAATGGATAGACAGACAGCTTATGTGCACGTCGTGTTTG
The DNA window shown above is from Lynx canadensis isolate LIC74 chromosome X, mLynCan4.pri.v2, whole genome shotgun sequence and carries:
- the LOC115507745 gene encoding 60S ribosomal protein L32-like; translated protein: MAALRPLVKPKIIKKWTEKFIRHQQDRYVNIKCNWWKPRGIDNWVNKRFKGQTLMPNSGYGSNKKTKHMLPSGFRKFLVHDVTELEVLLVLNSSSCTEVAHHVSSKNHKASVERAALLAIRVTNTDARLPREENG